AATTACTTGCTTTCTGATAAAATCAGCGCACAGGACAGCCTCCATAACCCGCTGCCCCGTATGGTAGAATTGAAGCAGTATCTGGATTCCCTTGGCATTCAGCTTTTGGTAGTGCCTGTCCCCGTGAAGGAAGAAATCTACGGTGAAAAGATTGTCCCGGGTACTGCGGCAGACCTGTGCGTCAATCCTGAAGGACGCGCCTTTACCCAGGAGCTCCTGGAAGCAGGAATCGATGTGCTGGATATTTACCCTGCATTGATGGCCGCCAAGGCCGGCGACGAACCGCCTCATTATAGCTTCCAGCGTTACGATACCCACTGGGCTCTGCCTGGCGAACTTGCCGCCATGGAACTTCTGGCTAGCCGCGTTACGCAATATAGCTGGTACGAAGAATCCGGCGCACAGCCTGGATCCTTGAACCTGCAGGAAACCAACACTCTTCGCGAAGGTGACCTGGTGGCACATTTGCCGGATTCCGAAAAAGCCAAGTACCCCGCAGATACCTTGAACGTGATGAAGGTGTACAAGGGCACCGAAACCTACAAGGGCGGCAAGAACGCTCCCATCCTTTTGATGGGCGACTCCTTTACAGGCGTGTTCGAATCTGTGGACCAGAAGAGCGGCGGCCCGGGCTCCTTGCTCGCTTACGCTACTGGTCTTGATGTTCAGGTGGCTACCAGCTGGGGCGGCGGCCCTGGCGTTCGCAGCCGCATGATGAAAATGAAGAAGGATATGCAGAGCAAGCGCCTCGTGATCTACATGATGACCGCCCGCGATTTCTGGCAGTCTCCCATGGAATGGGATAAGCTGCAATAAGCATAGTTGATTTATGAGGTGGGTAAAGAAACTTTTTTGGCCGGTGTTTGCTTCAGTTCTAGCTGTAGCGTTGTTTACAGTTCTTTGGAGCGGCCGTACAGAAGTTGAATCCTACCGAGAAATGGCCTGTGCTTTTGAAAATCAAAAAATCAACTGCCTGGATTCCCTAGATGACTGGCGTTCTGGTCTTGCCTATTTTGATGGGGAACTGAATGCCGGCCGTGATACTTTGGAAGCTTTCAAATCGCTTCTTTGGAATTCATGGAACATCAAATTTGCAGGCCCCGGGGCAGAGGCTGTTACTCGGGAATCTATTCTCCCGTTGCAAGTTCTGCAGAATAGAACTTCCGGCTGCATGGGGCTTGTTTGGTTAGCCATGATGGTTGCTGAAGCGCGTCAAATTCCGGTTCAGCCGATTCTTTTGCCTGGCCATGTTTTTCTGAAATACCATTGCGATGAAACGGGCGATAGCTTGTGTGTAAACTTGGAACCCAATCGCGAAGGATTTTCCTACACGGATGATGAATATCGCGAAAAGTATAAATCCGGGCCGTGGACCGGTTTTGAATTAAAGCCCTTAAGTGCTGCCCAATTATTTGGCCTTGCTGCGTTCAATATGGGTAACACCTATTTGGATAACGATGTTCACAGGGCCTTGACATGGTACCGAATGGCGGAAGAATTTTTCCCGGAATATCCAGGAATTAGCGCGAACCAGGCTGTGGCCAAATCTCGTCTATAAATGCTTTTGTTAAATTTGAAAAGTATTATGCATGGGTTAGGTTAGGGACCCGCGAGAGTGTTTTGTGTACTTGAAACTACTGAACATATTTTTGGCAGTTTTCTTTACTTGCTTTTTTAGCGCCTGCGATTCATCAAGAAATCATGTTGCTCTTGATGAGTTCTATGATCTTGAAGGATTTGTATATATCAAGGCTGATGGGCAAAGCGTAACTCTCGGAAAGAAGGAAAAAAACGCTGCTCCCAAAGAACGTACTCAGATGAATGTCGAGTTTACCTACAATTATTTCATAGGTAAACATGAGGTGACCTGCACGGACTATAACCGCGCTATGGCTAGAACCGGAACGACAGTTTATTGCGAAGAAGAGGATTATCCTGCATCAGGCATGACTTACTATGATGCAATCCTTTATGCGAATATCTATAGTAAACGAGAAGGCTTTGATACGGCGTATACCTATTACTCGTCAAAATTTGATGAAGAAGGTCATTGTGTAGGTCTTGATGGTCTCAAGCTCCTGACGGATGTCGAGGGGTTCCGTTTGCCTACTGAGGCTGAATGGGTTTTTGCTGCGCAACCTGGCTGGAAACCAAGAAGAGCCTGGACTGCGGAAAATTCCGGCTTTATTGGACATTCTGTATGTGTTCAGCCTGCGAACTACCTTGGGGTATGCGATATGGCCGGCAACGTGGCGGAATGGGTTGATGGCTGGCTGGGTTATTTCCGTGATACAACTATCTCCAATTACATGGGCGGTACCGATGGGGGCACCTTTGGTGAACGTGTTGTGAAAGGTGGCAGTTTCCGTAACGAGGCTAAAAGCATTTCTTACCTTTCCCGTTTAGATGTTTATCCCGTTACCTCGGTAAATACCTTTTACTACGTGGGCTTCCGTCTGGCCTTTGGCAAGATTCCCAATCCTACCTGGTTGTCTTCTGATGGTTCCGCGTCAAACAGCAACGTGACTGCTGTGGCGGGCTCCGCTGCCGTAAAGGAAATGACGGGCACTCTCCAAACCAAGTTGGCCTTCCGAAATGACATGACCGGAAATATTGCGTTTATTGACTATTCCTTGGGCAGTCTCTCTGTTAAAGAAATCTCGGATACCATAAATTCGTACCATCCTGAAATATCTCCCAATGGTAAATGGGTTGCTTTCTGTACCGTTGCGGAAGGTTTGCCAGGTAAATCAGACTTGTATGTACGAAAGCTGAATGCTGCAGGAGACAATCTTGTTAAGCTGGATGTGGAATCTGCAGCGATTCCCCGCTGGCGCGTTCTTCCTGATGGCGATACGGTGATTGTCTATGTGACAGATGCCGGAACCAATAATGATGATGCATCGTTTAAGTCAGCAAGTACTTGGCAAGTGTCTTTTTCCGGTGGGACTTTTGGGGAGCCTCAGAAACTTTTCGATGGGGCGTACCACGGAGGCGTCAGCAGCGACAATAAATTGGCTGTTTCTGGTGCGCGTCTGCTGAGGGCCCGTGTTGCCGACGAGAATTCTACGGTAATGGAATCTGCATCAGATGACATTTGGTACAACGAAGAACAGGCCTGTAATGTAAGCCTCGGTAAAGGCACGGTGAAGCATAGCATGTTCCTGGATTTTGCCTCTTCTACGGGAAAGGACTTTGTGGGATCAAAGTATTATGTTCACGAAAGGATCTTTATTGCTGATGAAAATGGAAAACTTGTTAGATCGGTTCAGGCTCCTAGTGGTTTTACTTTTGACCATTCGGAATGGACTGTCGGCGATACAACGAAGTTGACGGAAACATCGGGACTTGCAACGGCGTCTTTGACAAATACCAATAACGCGCATACAAAAATTGTTTTGCTAAATACGGAAGACGGCTCTTACGAAACTCTGGTGGATGGAGACGAGGTTTGGCATCCTTGCGTTTGGATAAAACAGAGTACCTTGGCATCGGAAGATGTTTTGCTTTCTCCTGACAGTGCAGGGGTGTATTATGATATTTTCGCAGCAACCAGTGAACAAATCATGAAGGTGAAAATGCGTATGTTCTGGGATATGAAGGATTCCATAGAATTGTATGCTGTGGGCTCTTCTCGAACGGAACGTGGCTTTGATCCTTTGCTCTTGACATCCTATAAATCATTTAACTATGGCTACTCTGGTTGTGAACTTTGGGGCGAATTGTACTTGGTTGAAAATTATATCATGAACCATGCAAAGAACTTGAAAGTTCTACTGATTGAACTTCCGCCGGATTTGCAGAACAATTCTTCGGCCTTTAGGGATGAATCTGTTTTTGATCAGGCTAACGGCTATATCTTTGATAGAAATCATGATTTCTGGAAAGAAGGCTTGCCGGAATATTTTGTCTCTATGGTAGATGAATACATGGACTATTCTGATGAAGATTTGGAATCGTACGTGAACACCATGGGGCTTCTTCACACGGAATCTGGGGGATGGAAAGGAAATGAAGTGGATCGTGATTCCGTGTTTTCTGAAAAGGAAATGGATTATTACAATGCTGTGATGGATTCCTTGGATGAATTCATTGAACGCGTCGCCGATCAAGATGTGAAAATTGTTGTGGCTATTTATCCACAGTCTCCTAGCTATGCAGAAACAGGCTCTTT
The nucleotide sequence above comes from Fibrobacter sp.. Encoded proteins:
- a CDS encoding TIGR02171 family protein, yielding MYLKLLNIFLAVFFTCFFSACDSSRNHVALDEFYDLEGFVYIKADGQSVTLGKKEKNAAPKERTQMNVEFTYNYFIGKHEVTCTDYNRAMARTGTTVYCEEEDYPASGMTYYDAILYANIYSKREGFDTAYTYYSSKFDEEGHCVGLDGLKLLTDVEGFRLPTEAEWVFAAQPGWKPRRAWTAENSGFIGHSVCVQPANYLGVCDMAGNVAEWVDGWLGYFRDTTISNYMGGTDGGTFGERVVKGGSFRNEAKSISYLSRLDVYPVTSVNTFYYVGFRLAFGKIPNPTWLSSDGSASNSNVTAVAGSAAVKEMTGTLQTKLAFRNDMTGNIAFIDYSLGSLSVKEISDTINSYHPEISPNGKWVAFCTVAEGLPGKSDLYVRKLNAAGDNLVKLDVESAAIPRWRVLPDGDTVIVYVTDAGTNNDDASFKSASTWQVSFSGGTFGEPQKLFDGAYHGGVSSDNKLAVSGARLLRARVADENSTVMESASDDIWYNEEQACNVSLGKGTVKHSMFLDFASSTGKDFVGSKYYVHERIFIADENGKLVRSVQAPSGFTFDHSEWTVGDTTKLTETSGLATASLTNTNNAHTKIVLLNTEDGSYETLVDGDEVWHPCVWIKQSTLASEDVLLSPDSAGVYYDIFAATSEQIMKVKMRMFWDMKDSIELYAVGSSRTERGFDPLLLTSYKSFNYGYSGCELWGELYLVENYIMNHAKNLKVLLIELPPDLQNNSSAFRDESVFDQANGYIFDRNHDFWKEGLPEYFVSMVDEYMDYSDEDLESYVNTMGLLHTESGGWKGNEVDRDSVFSEKEMDYYNAVMDSLDEFIERVADQDVKIVVAIYPQSPSYAETGSFGRHGLQRSVAKETIDHYKKMSEKYPHVKVMDENNFGDHDYTDDMALDYDHLCSKGAAHFTERLDSLLKSWK
- a CDS encoding transglutaminase-like domain-containing protein, translated to MRWVKKLFWPVFASVLAVALFTVLWSGRTEVESYREMACAFENQKINCLDSLDDWRSGLAYFDGELNAGRDTLEAFKSLLWNSWNIKFAGPGAEAVTRESILPLQVLQNRTSGCMGLVWLAMMVAEARQIPVQPILLPGHVFLKYHCDETGDSLCVNLEPNREGFSYTDDEYREKYKSGPWTGFELKPLSAAQLFGLAAFNMGNTYLDNDVHRALTWYRMAEEFFPEYPGISANQAVAKSRL